Part of the Grimontia kaedaensis genome is shown below.
TCTTCCTCACCAACCGAGAATGCAACTACTGGAATGTCTTCCGCTTCTACGCCCTGAGCCGCAAGCTCTTTGTAGAAAGGCACATTGGCGTCACCGTTGATGGTAGAAACTACCGCAGTTTTCTTACCGGCAGCCCCAAATTTCTTGATGTCAGCAACGATTGACTGCCAATCAGAGTGACCGAATGGGGTGTAATTGATCATGATGTCTTCTGGCTTAACACCACTATCAATCAAATAAGCTTCTAGGATCTTGTTGGTCGTGCGTGGGTATACATAGTCAGTACCCGCCAGAACCCAACGTTCAACGCCAAGATCCTCTTTCAGGTAATCGACTGCAGGAATAGCCTGCTGGTTAGGCGCAGCACCGGTGTAGAATACGTTTTTCGAGGACTCTTCACCTTCGTACTGAACAGGATAGAACAGCAGGCTATTGAGCTCTTCGAATACAGGTAATACGGATTTACGTGAAACGGATGTCCAGCAACCGAACACTACGTCCACTTCTTCTTTCTCAATCAGTTCGCGTGCTTTTTCAGCAAACAGTGGCCAGTTTGAAGCGGGGTCAACCACAACGGCTTCCAGTTTCTTACCAAGCAAACCACCTTTCTTGTTTTGCTCGTCCACCATCATCAACACTGTGTCTTTCAACGTGGTTTCACTGATCGCCATCGTCCCAGATAGCGAGTGCAGGACCCCCACTTTGATAGTGTCTTCATCAGCGACAACCTGAAATGAAATGCCAGCACCCGCAATCACTGCAGCGCTTACCCAATTTAATGCAAACTTATTCCCTTTCATTGCAAAAGCTCCTTTTGAGTGTCTGAGAACACCTTGAGCAAAAGCCTTGCCAGAATAGAGATATCACTCGCAAATTAAATGCAATCCAATGAATTAAATAGTTTTTTTACCGAGCACCAAACGCTATAAACCAAGAAGCAAAAATCAGGGTGCATAAGCTTGGTGCATGAAAACACAGCTATTGCACCATATTAGTCTTTTCTTAGTGATTGCCTTATTCATGCACTTTAATAGAGCATCGTTCGGTTTAATGAGTAGAGATCAATCCGGACAAACTATGCTTACGTAGTGGTAAACATGTTCTTGCAGGAAGAGCGTGTATGATGAAGCACCTAGCCTTTGTTTGGATGAGCGTAACAGGACTGGTATTCAGTACAACCACGCTCGCCTACCCGGCCTATGGATTGATTGAACCCCACCGTACACTCATCTATTTTTCAAAAGGTTTTGACGAGGACGTCGCCTCATTTGAGCGTCAATTGCTGGTTCATCGCTGTCAGATTGATGACAGAGATCTTCATACACTGATC
Proteins encoded:
- the urtA gene encoding urea ABC transporter substrate-binding protein yields the protein MKGNKFALNWVSAAVIAGAGISFQVVADEDTIKVGVLHSLSGTMAISETTLKDTVLMMVDEQNKKGGLLGKKLEAVVVDPASNWPLFAEKARELIEKEEVDVVFGCWTSVSRKSVLPVFEELNSLLFYPVQYEGEESSKNVFYTGAAPNQQAIPAVDYLKEDLGVERWVLAGTDYVYPRTTNKILEAYLIDSGVKPEDIMINYTPFGHSDWQSIVADIKKFGAAGKKTAVVSTINGDANVPFYKELAAQGVEAEDIPVVAFSVGEEELSGMDTSALVGHLAAWNYFMSVETDTNDEFVEQWHAYIKDDKRVTNDPMEATYLGFNMWAKAVEKAGTTESEAVQESIIGVTVPNLTGGFATMMPNHHITKPVLIGEIQDDGQFVTVWETPDVVAGDAWSDYLTGSKDLFASWLKPMSCGSFNVTTGQCSGVAE